In Nonomuraea sp. NBC_00507, the following are encoded in one genomic region:
- a CDS encoding RNA polymerase sigma factor yields the protein MILQPATRGADAELVCASWTDPEVFAELFDRYSAMLYRYVSKRLGPEPAEDLVGETFLVAFSRRESYDLAYEDARPWLFGILTKLISRHHRKEAARYRALLRAPVDSDIESPADRVVAGVTAQAVRAELAGALAALPVKDRDVLLLIAWGDLTYEEVAQALGIPIGTVRSRLNRGRRKVRAALGDANPMEEE from the coding sequence ATGATCCTGCAACCCGCCACCCGGGGTGCGGACGCGGAGCTCGTATGCGCCTCGTGGACCGATCCCGAGGTGTTCGCCGAGCTGTTCGACCGATACTCCGCCATGCTCTATCGGTACGTCTCCAAGCGGCTCGGCCCCGAGCCCGCGGAAGACCTCGTCGGCGAGACGTTCCTGGTCGCCTTCTCCCGCAGGGAGAGCTATGACCTGGCGTACGAGGACGCCCGGCCGTGGCTCTTCGGCATCCTCACCAAGCTCATCTCCCGGCACCACCGCAAGGAGGCCGCCCGCTACCGCGCCCTCCTGCGTGCCCCTGTCGACTCCGACATCGAGTCGCCCGCCGACCGGGTGGTCGCCGGCGTGACCGCTCAGGCCGTACGCGCCGAGCTGGCGGGCGCGCTGGCCGCCCTGCCCGTCAAGGACCGCGACGTCCTGCTGTTGATCGCCTGGGGCGATCTCACGTACGAGGAGGTCGCGCAGGCGCTCGGCATCCCCATCGGAACCGTGCGCTCCCGCCTCAACAGGGGCAGGCGGAAGGTACGTGCCGCGCTCGGCGACGCCAACCCCATGGAGGAGGAGTGA
- a CDS encoding LCP family protein yields MDDLKLLRDLGRELEHEPPATLVRQRDRLLRARPRRRWAGWWTAGLVAVATAAAVAVPTVLIADRHTAAPPAGSQAVDMSGTRNVLVIGSDTREGEGNAPYGPRSTGAGKRSDTIMIIHVPADRGRATAVSVPRDSMVAIPACSGLPARTDMINSVYNKGGAACLRRTLEKLTGLSIQHTVEVDFAGFKGMVDALGGVEITVARAVDDPKAKLKLPAGKVLLNGETALGYARLRYVGDGSDIGRIKRQQQLVLAMVKKAGTAFADADRLKAFLGALRKAVKTDLSLEAMYELAGELAKTKMDLVTVPWEPYTRDNHRLQWKQPEAGELFKSLK; encoded by the coding sequence ATGGACGACCTGAAGCTGCTCCGCGACCTCGGCAGGGAGCTGGAGCACGAACCGCCCGCGACGCTCGTCCGCCAGCGGGACCGCCTGCTGCGGGCCCGGCCGCGGCGCCGGTGGGCAGGCTGGTGGACCGCCGGGCTGGTGGCCGTCGCCACGGCCGCCGCGGTCGCCGTGCCCACCGTGCTGATCGCCGACCGGCACACCGCCGCGCCTCCAGCCGGATCGCAGGCCGTGGACATGAGCGGCACGCGTAACGTGCTGGTGATCGGGTCGGACACGCGGGAGGGCGAGGGCAACGCTCCCTATGGCCCGCGGTCCACCGGAGCGGGGAAACGGTCCGACACCATCATGATCATTCACGTGCCCGCCGACCGGGGCAGGGCCACGGCCGTCAGCGTGCCGCGCGACTCGATGGTGGCGATTCCCGCCTGCTCGGGGCTGCCGGCGCGGACGGACATGATCAATTCGGTGTACAACAAGGGCGGGGCCGCCTGCCTGCGCAGGACACTGGAAAAGCTGACCGGGCTGTCCATTCAGCACACGGTGGAGGTGGACTTCGCGGGCTTCAAAGGCATGGTGGACGCGCTCGGGGGAGTGGAGATCACCGTGGCCCGGGCCGTGGACGATCCGAAGGCGAAGCTGAAGCTGCCTGCCGGGAAGGTCCTGCTGAACGGGGAGACGGCGCTGGGGTACGCGCGGCTGCGGTATGTCGGCGATGGGTCGGACATTGGGCGGATCAAGCGCCAGCAGCAGCTCGTGCTCGCGATGGTGAAGAAAGCCGGCACGGCCTTCGCGGACGCCGACCGGCTGAAGGCCTTCCTCGGTGCGCTGCGGAAGGCGGTCAAGACAGACCTGAGCTTGGAGGCGATGTACGAGCTGGCGGGCGAGCTTGCGAAGACCAAGATGGATCTGGTGACGGTCCCGTGGGAGCCGTACACGCGTGACAACCACCGCCTCCAGTGGAAGCAGCCGGAGGCCGGTGAGCTGTTCAAGTCTCTGAAGTGA
- a CDS encoding HAD family hydrolase has translation MWRLIRRRHEVEPEAAGEAAAEAAIAVAPVEPDLQAAAFFDVDNTMMRGASIYHFARGLATRGMFTTSDLFKFAVGQAVFRLRGNENPEHIAVARETALAFVAGAKVEDVVRLGEEIYDEVMADRIWGGTRALAQAHLDAGQRVWLVTATPVELARVIAQRLGLTGALGTVAETSNGIYTGRLVGDLLHGPAKAEAVRALARREGLDLTRCTAYSDSANDLPMLSLVGQAVAINPDSELREHARRHDWPIKDFRTGRKATLTALPIAAGVGAVAGGVAAAIALRRHYRTQR, from the coding sequence ATGTGGCGGCTAATCCGACGACGACACGAGGTGGAGCCCGAGGCCGCCGGCGAGGCCGCGGCGGAAGCGGCGATCGCCGTCGCCCCGGTCGAGCCGGACCTCCAGGCGGCAGCCTTCTTCGACGTCGACAACACGATGATGCGCGGCGCCTCGATCTACCACTTCGCCAGAGGGCTTGCCACACGCGGCATGTTCACCACGTCCGACCTGTTCAAGTTCGCCGTAGGGCAGGCGGTGTTCCGGTTGCGCGGCAACGAAAACCCCGAGCACATCGCGGTGGCGCGGGAGACCGCGCTGGCGTTCGTGGCCGGCGCCAAGGTCGAGGACGTCGTACGCCTCGGCGAGGAGATCTACGACGAGGTCATGGCCGACCGCATCTGGGGCGGCACCCGGGCGCTCGCCCAGGCCCACCTGGACGCCGGGCAGCGGGTCTGGCTGGTCACCGCCACGCCGGTGGAGCTGGCCAGGGTCATCGCGCAGCGCCTCGGACTGACCGGCGCGCTCGGCACGGTGGCCGAGACCAGCAACGGCATCTACACCGGCCGGCTGGTCGGCGACCTCCTCCACGGACCGGCCAAAGCCGAGGCGGTCCGGGCGCTGGCCCGTCGTGAGGGCCTCGATCTGACCCGCTGCACCGCCTACAGCGACTCGGCCAACGACCTGCCGATGTTGTCACTGGTCGGCCAGGCGGTGGCCATCAACCCGGACAGCGAGCTCCGCGAGCACGCCAGGAGACACGACTGGCCCATCAAGGACTTCCGCACCGGGCGCAAGGCGACTCTGACGGCCCTGCCCATCGCCGCCGGCGTGGGGGCCGTGGCGGGCGGCGTCGCCGCCGCCATCGCACTACGCCGCCACTACCGCACCCAGCGCTGA
- a CDS encoding SDR family NAD(P)-dependent oxidoreductase: MDLELSGRVAVVTGASKGIGLAVARTLADEGAHVVAASRTPVDAKATHVAVDLMDPQAPARVIARAVEEFGGVDILVNNAGGPPPGVRLPRVGFMTPGDADWQAMFEFNLFSAVRMIRAAVPVMIERGGGSIINISSGSARQPGAINVDYGAAKAALNHVGKAVSEEFGTQGIRVNTIAPGPVLTDWWTKDGGAAEVIGGMAGAAKEDVIAQVAPDMMRLLTGRLVYPQEIADMVALLASPRSASTTGAEFAVDGGFLKEL; the protein is encoded by the coding sequence ATGGATCTCGAGCTTTCCGGCCGCGTCGCCGTCGTCACCGGCGCGTCCAAGGGCATCGGCCTCGCCGTCGCCCGAACCCTGGCCGACGAGGGCGCGCACGTGGTCGCCGCCTCCCGTACACCGGTCGACGCCAAAGCGACGCACGTCGCGGTCGACCTCATGGACCCGCAGGCGCCGGCGCGGGTCATCGCGCGTGCGGTGGAGGAGTTCGGCGGCGTGGACATCCTCGTCAACAATGCCGGCGGGCCGCCGCCCGGGGTGAGGTTGCCGCGGGTCGGGTTCATGACGCCCGGCGACGCGGACTGGCAGGCGATGTTCGAGTTCAACCTGTTCTCGGCCGTCCGCATGATCCGCGCCGCCGTGCCCGTCATGATCGAGCGGGGCGGCGGCTCGATCATCAACATCTCCAGCGGCTCGGCCCGGCAGCCCGGGGCCATCAACGTCGACTACGGCGCGGCCAAGGCGGCGCTCAATCACGTGGGCAAGGCCGTGTCGGAGGAGTTCGGCACTCAGGGCATCCGGGTCAACACGATCGCGCCGGGCCCGGTGCTCACCGACTGGTGGACCAAGGACGGCGGGGCCGCCGAGGTCATCGGGGGCATGGCCGGGGCTGCCAAAGAGGACGTCATCGCCCAGGTCGCGCCTGACATGATGAGGCTGCTCACCGGACGCCTGGTGTACCCGCAGGAGATCGCGGACATGGTCGCCCTGCTGGCCTCGCCGCGCTCGGCCAGCACGACCGGCGCCGAGTTCGCCGTCGACGGAGGCTTCCTGAAGGAGCTGTGA